GCAGGAGGGTTTATTATTCTAATAGTAGTTGGGATAATTCTTTGGAAGTGTCTAACATTAACACCACCACCATCAGCCGCCGTTAACCAGGCCGTATTAGGAGTGCCGGTGCCCATACCGATGGAAACGTGGGTATCTTCAAGAGTTGAGGGTAACAACGAAACAACCGGCTAGGTCTTATTTTAGATTAAAGTTTAATTAGTGATAGCAGTCACATAACTTTGTTGGCTTTGTATTTCTTATGAATGAATTTGCGTTAAAAAGACTATGTGATTATGAGTATTGGAATGGTTTACGTAAATACTTTAATATTTATTAACTTATCAGATGTTTTCCTTTAATACTctactatttttattttatttttagttttgAGGAATATTCATTAGATTTTTTTAATGACAACCAACTTATCTCATACACTGTTTCATAATAGAACTTAAACAAATATTAAAGTAATTAGAACTACGCTTAGATATGCTCCAATGCTCAAAACATTAAACTATATTGGAGATGCTCTTAGAAATGACACTTGAAGATAATCTTTTAATTTAAATCAGAAGAGGATTAGTACATACCTTGTAGCAAGGTTTactattttttaaattttaaatttgaaTCTTTCAGATGTCAATAATTTTTGTGTGGGTCAATTATAatttggttagtaaatgatagAATCTCAGAATCTGTTAGAGAGAATAATTGGGAAATTCATATTGTATTTCTTGAATAAAAGAATTACAAGAGAAATGCTTATAAAGCACACAAGTGTAACAAACTATGCCAGCTCAGCATAATTGAGTGGCTCAGATCTAATCTAAAGGAAAGGCTCAGATTGAATCTAAGCTACCAGAATATGCAATATAATATATAACTCTATCATTCCCCCTTAGAAGTTGAGGGTGTGTCACTCAAGCTTTGTTTGTTGACCACTCTTAACTTGTCACGGAGAGGAAGGAATTTCACAGCTGATAAAGGTTTGGTGAACACATCTGCCCACTGATCATGAGCAGGAACATGAGCCACCACAAGACTTTTGCTAAGCACCTTCTCTCTAACAAAGAAGATGTCCAACTCCATATGCTTGGTTCTATTGTGAAGGATTGGATTATGAGCAAGTGTAACTGTGCTGAGGTTGTCACACAAaatttttggagtttgaaagTTGCAGTGAAGCTCCCTCAGCAAGGACTGCACCCACAATATCTCTGCAGCAAGCTGTGCCATGCTCCTGTACTCGGCCTCTGCACTAGACCTAGCAACCAGCTGCTGCTTCTTAGACCACCAAGATATGAGATTGGGACCAAGGAAAACACACGCACCAGAAGTGGATCTTCTGTCATCAGGATCCGaagcccaatcagcatcacaaaacCCTAGTAAAGAAAGGGGCTGCTGAGTTTGAGCAGGTTGGAGAAGCAGCCCATGCTGTAAAGTGCCACATAAGTACCTTAAAATTCTCTTTACTGCTCTCCAATGCTCCTCGAGAGGGTTGGACAAAAACTGACACACTTTGTTAACAGAGAAAGAAATCTCTGGTCTTGTTAAGGTGGCATATTGCAGTGCCCCAACCACGGACCTGTACAAAGCAGGATCAGCAACACTGTCAGAGCCAACTTTTGACAGCTTGCTACTAGAGACCATGGGAGTTGGCATCCCATTGGCATTGAGCATATTGACTTTGGCCAGTAAATCACACACATACTTAGTTTGAGATAGAAACAAAGAGCCATTAGGGAGGTGAGAGACCTCAATACCTAGGAAGTAATCCAATTTTCCAAGTTCTTTGAGGGAGAAGGCAGCATTTAAGCTCTTGATCAAGGAGGTGATAAATGAGGCTGAGTTTCCAGTGATgataatatcatcaacatagaccaAGATCACAATATGCAGGTTGTTTGTGTTAAGGAAAAACAGGCTAGGATCACACCTGCTGGCCGTAAACTGGTGTTGCAATAAAGCTCCTTTAAGCTTGTCAAACCAGGCCCTAGGAGCCTGCTTGAGCCCATAAATAGCTTTATTTAATTTGCATACCAGGCTCTTATCAGATACTTCAAATTCAGGGGGTTGGTGCATGTAAACTTCCTCCTCAAGACTACCATTGAGAAAAGCATTGTTCACATCAATTTGCTGAATGAACCACCCATGAGTGACAGCAAGTGTTAGAACCGTTCTGACTGTAACCGACTTAACAACTAGCGAAAAGGTTTCCTGAAAGTTACTGCCAGCTTGTTGGTGAAAGCCCTTTGCCACAAGCCTAGCCTTGTATTTGTTTATGGAACCATCAGAATTTTCCTTGACCCTAAAGACCCATTTACAACCAATGGGCTTCCTTGAGTCAGATGGAGACACCAAAGTCCATGTCTGATTTTTCAAAAGTGCCTGAAATTCATCTTTCATTGCCTGAAACCAGTGTGGAACAGCCAAGGCCTGACTGACAGAGGAAGGTTCCATGTGAGTGAGTAAGAGTGTGGGAGTAAGTCTTGGTTGAGTGACGCCACTTTTGGCTCGTGTTTGCATAATATGAGTGTTAAGGGGATGAATAAAAGGTTGGGATGGGTTAAAGGGTAAGGGGACATGGCTGACAGAAGATTCTGCAGGAGAAGAGGAGGGAGAAATGGTACTGCATTTAGCAATATCAGAGAGAATCAGGCCAGGAGAAGAAGAAGTGGAGGGAATAGGCGTATGTGGAGAGTTGATATCAGCAGGAGTATGAAGAGGACTGGGAGGGGAAGTAGGACTGACACCAGTAGCAGTAGAAGAAAGAGATGGTGTAGGACTGCCAGAATTAAGAAGGTGAGGATGAGGAAAAGCTTCAGCCATGAACCATGAAGAAGCAGAAACAGGGGAAGTAGGAGCAGCAGTAGAAGGTGGAGTGGAAGTGGGAAATAAAAGGGAATAAGGAAACTTTGTTTCATGGAAAAGAACATCCTTAGAAATATAGAGATGTCCATTGGCAGCCAAACATTTGTACCCCTTATGAAcagtggagtatcctagaaaaATACACTCCTTAGACCGATAATCAAGTTTGTGAGCATTGTAGGGACGGAGGAAAGGGAAACACGCACAGCCAAAGACAAGGAGACATGTGTAATCAGGATGTTTATGGAGAAGTTTGAAGTAAGGTGATAAGTTTCCAAGAGTAGGACTTGGGAGCCTATTAATCAAGTAGGCAGCCGTGACAAAGGCATGATCCCAAAATTTTAAGGGAAGGGTGGACTGAGCAAGTAAGGCAAGACCGGTTTCAACAATGTGACGGTGTTTGCGCTCAACTAAGCCAGTTTGATGATGAGTATGGGGACAAGTAAATCGATGAATAATGCCTAGCTCTTGAAGGTACTTTGTAAAAGGTCTAAATTCACCCCCACCATCACTTTGTACTGTTTTGATTTTGCAATTAAACTGCATTTCAACCATAGTTTTGAATTGAATGAATTGAGGCAAAGTATCAGATTTTAGCCTAAGAGGGAAGACCCACACAAACCTAGAGTAGGCATCAACACATGTCAAAAAATAAGTGAAGCCACCTGAGGATTTCTCAGGGGcaggtgtaacacccttctaaaataccccaaaaataaattaaaacatcaaaacataaatcagagtaaatatgcaattcaagggtgtcacactggacacttcacaccgtttttccaaaatatcctgtcatgctcatttatttaaccaaaataaaacatttgcataatacgcagcggataaaaactaacaacattctaaccatgtaatacattacatgtaaagttgttcaacaaccaaatgaaaacatagccaaaacatcccatcccgatgttacatctaccagagcatgaccccctaaggaactacactagactccaaggactagcttctactcaatcactactcgttacctgaaaacatagttgtaagggtgagttcctcaatcgatataataagcattataaaatatcatgtaatgctaagtaatttaacacatatcatcaccctaatcagatcacacatattcagcaacgacaatatcaactcaaaaatcatactcaacacaatcaccgaaacaacacgtataatattggaatacatccattcatattatacgccatacatacataaattatgcaatgagactccatgcatgcggtaccgactattcgtgaacatatagttcaacctcaccgatcaaatccagatacggctaccaagctcactagtcccactcatttgagacttagtgactcactcactaattcctcaccatgggaattagctaccaccccaagggctatgatatgcacgctaatcacctagcatgcaaacatcaacaacaatccacaatactaagtcactaattcctcaccatgggaattagctaccaccataaaggccaccatatgcaagctaaatcacttagtcatgcaaacatcaacaatcatccgcaatgaacatatgctcacactctaagccataaacagtccattcataatttcatacatgatatacacattcacaacgttatgcataccatcatacatcatcaacatatttatcacataatcatattatgtcatgccacataatcaatcacagtattagcacactctactaataactatactgttcaaaacaacgggaaatgatccctactctatcatacatcagctaaattacattactcagctgaacaaccaaaaactgcacgacgacagcacagaaaatcacaatcctgcccatacgtgtattgcctagtcccatacgcgtatggaccaTTTCTACGtcaatcccatacgcgtatcacctgtctcatacgcgtatgctacgcgtaccacttcatcatacgcgtaccaacagagaccaaatcacgttcaaaacatcatcttcctcatccatacgcgtaatgcctagtgccatacgcgtaccaggccatctcatacgcgtattgcctagtgccatacgcgtatgaccagaaaccaattttccagatctgctatggttttctctgctacgagatctcccaaatccaacctcctacaatccaattttacacagtaatcgttcatatcatctaacacgaatcataccttATTCGATTCCACAATtgctaacattattacatctaattcctacaaatttctccaattaaaacccatatttcgttcatccaatattttcacaaatttcagtatacgtcattctaatcagagtcaaaatcaacggtttatcactacccactacatgttatcccataatacccattaaacgacgataaaccccccttacctgagttaatccggcaatccttcagcttcaagctcttcctctcttcaacccttgttctctggttctctttgcccttttccacttttctgtctcttttttccttttcacgtgaaaattaaccccttttaccaaatgggaccttttctaaattccaacttttattccaataaaataataatccaataataataattccaataataatattccaattatttaattaaattaataaatatattattaacttaaattaaataattatcttattttatcggggtgttacaactctcccccactaaaagagttttcgtcctcgaaaacatacctcaagcgaataactccggataagactccttcatctggctctcaagttcccacgtcacgttgccacctgctggtcctccccaagctaccttcaccaaagcaatctctttaccccgcaactgcttcaactctcgatcctcaatcctcataggtgatgtttcaacaatcaggttatctctcacctgtacatcatctacttggaccacatgcgtcgaatcatgaatgtacctcctcaactgagacacatgaaaaacctcatgcaaattcgcaagtgacggcggtaaagcgatacgataggctacctcccctatcctctccaaaatctgataaggaccaataaatcgaggtgtcaacttcttcgacttcaaagctcgaccaaccccagttatcggagtaacacgaagaaacacatggtctccctcttgaaactcaagtgacttcctcctcttgtcgtgataactcttctgacgactctgagcaatcctcatcttctcctgaatcatcttaatcttttccgtagtttgttgaacaatctccggtccaatcacagcactctcaccggactcataccaacataaaggtgtccgacatctcctaccatacaaagcttcaaacggtgccataccaatgctcgaatgaaaactattgttgtaggtaaactcaatcaaaggtaaatagcaatcccaagcacctcccttttccaaaacacaagccctcaaaagatcctccagcgactgaatcgtcctctcaatctgaccatcagtctgcggatgatatgcagaactcaatttcagcttagttcccaaagccctctgcaaaccttcccagaacttcgatgtaaatctaggatctctgtccgaaacaatactcgacggaataccatgcaaacttacaattttctcaatatacaactcagctaatctctctaacggataatccattctgatcggaatgaaatgagccgattttgtcaatctgtcaacaatcacccaaatagcttcaaaattcttaattgtcctcggtaaaccagaaacaaaatccatactgatactgtcccacttccactctggaatagccaacggttgcattagcccagacggcttctgatgctcaatctttgacttctgacaagtcaaacaagaataaacaaaactcgcaatttctcttttcattcccggccaccaaaataactttttcaaatcatgatacatcttcgtagctccaggatgaatactcaggccactacgatgtccttcctcaagaatactcttcttaagttcggtaacatccggaatacacacccgattaccaaatttcaaaacaccattctcatcaactctgaattcaccaccttgaccttgattcactagagtcaacttatcaaccaaaagcacatcggatttctgaccctctctaatctcatccagaataccactcgttaacttcaacattcccaatttaacactattgtgagtactctcacacaccaaactcaagtctctaaactgctcaattaaatccagttccttaaccattaacatagacatatgcaatgatttccgactcaatgcatcagccactacgtttgctttgcccggatggtaattcaaaccaaagtcataatccttcagaaactctaaccatctcctctgtctcatattcagctctttctgatcaaacaaatactttaaacttttatggtcactgaaaacctcaaatcttgacccgtacaagtaatgcctccataacttcagaacaaataccatAGCTGtcaactctaaatcgtgtgtcggatagttcctctcatgaaccttcagttgtctcgaagcataagctacaacctgcttatcctgcatcaaaacaccacccaaacccaacaatgaagcatcacagtaaacctcaaatggttccgacggacttggtaatatcagaataggagcagtagttaaccttttctttaactcttggaaaccctcttcacattttgagtcccaaacaaacgcttgcccctttctagtcaacatcgtcaacggtaacgccaacttagaaaatccctcaatgaacttcctataataacctgcaagtccaagaaaactccttatctcagaaactgacttcggagcttcccacttagataccgcttctatcttagaaggatcaacagcaataccacctcttgaaatcacatgaccaagaaaactcacttcttctaaccaaaattcacatttagacagtttagcaaataacttcttttctcgtagaactcctaaaaccactctcaaatgttcagcatgttcttcttcaaatttcgaatacaccaaaatatcgtcaataaacaccacaacaaacttgtctaggtacggatggaaaatcctattcatatattccataaatactccaggcgcattagtcacaccaaaaggcattacagaatactcataatgtccataccttgttctgaaagcagtcttctgaatatcctcagttttcacacgtatctgatgataacccgatctcaaatctattttactgaacacactcgcaccaaccaactgatccatcaaatcatcaatcctcggcaaaggataccgattcttgatcgtcactttattcagttgcctgtagtccacacacaacctcagagtaccttctttcttcttaaccaataacactggtgcaccccacggcgacacactcggacgaataaatttcttatccaacagatcttccaactgactcttcaattcagttaattcaacagcagacatacggtacggagccatcgatatcggtctagtaccaggtactaaatcaatcgagaactcaacttcatgctctggcggcaattcattcacttcttcaggaaacacattTTACTAAAAAATACAATTATAAATAACATTTcttcaggaaaatcacacaccacggctagatcgcaattcaccagtttatctttagcctccaaagtcgctaacagcataaacaactctgccccgtctactactgcctcattcacctgccttgctgatagaaacaaactctttccttcctcaatctcaggaaaaatcacagtcttatcaaaacagttgatataaactcggttaaacaccaaccagttcatacccaggataacatcaatctgcactagtggaagacacacgaggtctatCCAAAAGTCTCTACTAAAAATACccaaaggacaatttaaacaaactgaagtagtagtcactgaacccttcgcaggagtattaatcaccatactaccatgcatctcagatatctctaatttaagtttcacagcacaatccaaggatataaaggaatgagtcgcacctgtgtcaataatagctacaagaggaaagccattaatataacacgtacctcggatcaaacgatcatctgcagaagtcttagaacccgataaagcaaagaccttgcctcccgactggttctctctcttcggcttaggacactgtggactgatatgacccacctctccacagttgaaacaagtcacagtcttcaaccggcactctgcagccaagtggccaccttttccacacttgaaacacttcttctcagtactggtacactcatggatacgatgtccagcctgaccacatctgtaacacttagcaggtgcactggagtctcccccactaggtctcctcatcccactctgtctctggaaacccttgccagctgcatacggttttccacgatcattctgattcttgcctttcctatcaaccctctgctgatagctctccgctctagccttggtatcctgttcaaaaatcctgcaacagtccaccaagtcagaaaacactctaatccgctgatatccaatagcctgcttgatctcgggacgtaacccgttgtcgcatcacgcgaaaaaccggcgggaaaacaagaacaacagagccgtcaccgtgcgttatttatcccgaaagagggaaaggaaacgctcagagtaaacctgggaaaagacatggtctcgcgaccaaagagaatgggttcgggagtcggttatgcgaagggaaggtattagcacccctacgcatccgtagtactctacgggatccacgcacaaaaggaaggaaaatggttgctaaacgctgctcaaacacacacacacactggctgaaagagacacaagaaaacaagactgaaactgactcggcaggacatcgtatcctgggcctacttagtctatcaggcatagacatcagagtcgaagtagttcggactggggaaacgacacatgctcgctaggatatcgcatcctatgcatacgtatctcctcggacgagagaagaatcagagcattcgtagctcagctgacacgcacaaaacaaacactggcaaaggcaaacgtggagcctgaatgccaatcattggacttacatcagcatccgaaccaaaacacactcaaaaaggcaaacatggagcctgaatgccaatcactggacttacatcagcatccgaaccaaacacacgcacactggaacctaactgccactcgatggacttacatcagcttccaagcacacaacaagacaacaagttaatagggagtcggggactcgagcctataactgtcaagcaacgcacacaaaagaaaagaaaaggcgcccggagagatcagctcaatctcctgcctacgtacctcatctggtatgaggatcagggtgacgtagttcccctacagagggatacaggactagcctaaccagataacagagggggacacaactagggagactacgactcgagcctagatgttatcatgcaaagtcaaccctaagttaaggtttctagctaacttgcacaggaagcaagcctatcctaacaTGACTTGCACcggaagcaagccacacacatacttaacttgcacaggaagcaagccaagcaaaacctaacttgcacaggaagcaagtctaaactaaccctaacttgcacaggaagcaagtcaaacaaacatacaagcacagatagcacacactatacacaagcaagtggctcaaacaagggttaggttttagtcgaggggtcatatcaacctcaacaaacaaacctctggaactgggtgaatgtgctcttaaccttgccattgaggggctaaggtgaagcagatgaaagatgagtgaagataagac
The Lathyrus oleraceus cultivar Zhongwan6 unplaced genomic scaffold, CAAS_Psat_ZW6_1.0 chrUn0694, whole genome shotgun sequence DNA segment above includes these coding regions:
- the LOC127114841 gene encoding uncharacterized protein LOC127114841 codes for the protein MRPLHHSSPPQGSIAPFAALPPENILHSIYYGNGSIPKSDPLPIILSVLAGGFIILIVVGIILWKCLTLTPPPSAAVNQAVLGVPVPIPMETWVSSRVEGNNETTG